The genomic window TCCATGCCGATGAGAACGAGCCGTGTGCCGCGCTCTTCGCCCGGCCACCGCGGCAGGCGCACGGTCGGGTCCATCTTGTGCTGGACGGCATGGACCACCATCGGCCTTTCGGGGTCATCGCTGACGGCGATCAGCCCTTTCATGCGCAGGAGACCGCTGTTTTGCGGACTGACGAGCACGGCCAGCAAGATGCCGATCGCATCGGGATCAAGCGGGACGTCGCTCGACAGTGAGAAGACCTCGATCTCGTCGCCGTGGCGATTGGGGTCGTGTTCGTGCTCGGGGTGGGGGGAAAGACGCTCCATAGCCAGCCACCCTACGACATCCTCCGCCTTGTGCGCGACGGAGTAAGGCGTGGCGCCGAAAAGCGAAACGAGGTCGAAGCCGGGCGCGTGCCGGTCATGAAAGCGCGCTGCGGGATTGAGGACGCCAAGCTCCGCCGCCCAGTCCCGCTCTTCCCTGGCGGCATCGGTTTTTGTGAGGATCACCTCGTCGGCGAAGGCCAGTTGCTTCCAGCCTTCGATGAAACTTGCGAGCGTGGAGCGTCCGTCAATCGTGTCGAAGGTCGTTATGACGCTCTGGAGATAAAAGTGGCGGGCAACGGCATGGTCGCGCAGCCCCAGGGCGGGGGCGCCACCGGGGATCACGCTATTGATGATCGGAGCGGGATCGGCAAGCCCCGTGGTTTCAATCACGACCCGGCCGACAGAACTGATCTCGCCTTTCATGCGGGCTTCGTGCAATTCGTAAAGCGAGGTGCGGATGTCGCTGGCGGCCGAGCAGCAGAGACAGCCTGTCGTGGTGCGCATGTAGCGCTCCGAACCGGTGCGAACCAGATCGTGATCAATGGCGATGGCGCCGAACTCGTTGATGATGACGGCTGTGTCGGCCATGCGGGGATCGCCGACAAGGTCATTGATCAGCGTAGTCTTTCCCGAGCCGAGAAAACCGGTCAGCAGCGTTACGGCAACCGGTTCGTAAAGCTGTTTCAAACCATTCCTCCTTGCGTTGGACATGTTGGCATTGCGCCGCCGCACTTGGCATTGACAGATAGTGGGCATGTAATGGTATTACATCAGTCAATAATTATAATGTTATAACGTATCGCCAAGTTTGAACGAGGCTCAATTATGGCTGGCATCGCCAATACCAAAACACCCGTTACGGTGCTTACCGGCTATCTTGGCTCGGGAAAGACAACGCTTTTGAACCGCATACTGACGGAGCCGCATGGCAAGAAATTCGCTGTCATCGTCAATGAATTCGGCGAGGTCGGCATCGACAACGATCTTGTCGTCGATACAGACGAAGAAGTTTTCGAGATGAACAATGGCTGCATCTGCTGCACGGTTCGCGGCGATTTGATCCGTATCCTAGAAAGCCTTATGCGTCGGCGTGGCCGCTTCGATGGCATTCTGATCGAGACGACCGGATTGGCCGATCCGGCACCCGTCGCTCAGACCTTCTTTGTCGATGAAGACGTCCGATCAAAAACGCGACTCGACTCGATCATCACCCTCGTTGACGCTAAGCACTTTCTCGACGAACTCGATAAGGCGCATGAAGTGCAGGAACAGATCGCGTTTGCGGATACGATCGTCCTCAACAAGGTCGACCTCGTCGACGAGCGCGTATTGACCGCCGCCGAAGACAGGATCCGTCGGCTCAATCCAACCGCCAGCATCCTGCGCTCGGAACGTTGCGACCTTGATATCGCCAGTCTTCTCGATCGCAAGGCTTTCGACCTCGACCGGGTTCTCGAGGTCGAACCCGAATTCCTCGACGAGGCGCATGATCACGAGCATGACGACCACATCAACAGCTTTTCCCTCGTCGAAGGTCGCCCGATGGACCCGGAAAAATTCTTTCCCTGGATTCAGTCCACCGTTCAGAATTTCGGTATCGATCTGCTGCGTATGAAGGGGATTGTCTCGTTTGACGGCGATGATGATCGCTATGTCATCCAGGGTGTTCACATGCTGCTCGAAGGCGATCATCAGCGCGCCTGGAAGTCTGAAGAGCCGCGCACGACGCGGCTGGTCTTTATCGGCCGCAATCTGCCGAAAGACGTCATCTCGGATGGCTTTGCAAAGTGCTGCGTCGTCACACAAGGCTGCGCCGGAGGCAACACTGATCGGGACCATATGGGAACGGTAACCATTTCGTTCTGAAATGGCCGTTTTCCGTGAGGGCGGCGGCTTCCTTATTCTGAACCCCCCAACCCGGTGCCTGAGCGTGCAGGAAGCGCCCAGGATTCAGCGGTGCAATACCGCTCAATCGACCAAGTGTGAATTCCTGTCCGGCTCTCGATCCCCGGATGAGCAGTTTGCCGACTGAGGTAAATCGCCGAAACCTCGCGGCTTTTCTGGCCTTCCCGATGCCATCTCAAAGCGGGCTGATGGTCACGCGGAAGCCCTTGCGGTCAGGGAGATTATCGAAGGTGAGTGCCGCGCCCAGGCGGCTTGCGGCCATCGCTGCTATCGTAAGCCCGAGGCCGGTTCCCGGCATTCTGTTGTCGCGACCGCGATAGAAGCGCCGCGTCAGCAATGCCAGATCGTCTTCGCGCACGCCTGGCCCGCTGTCCTCGACGCAAATTCCCGCGCCATTGGCCGTGACGCGCCATCGCACGCGACCGTCCTTCCCGGCGTGCTGAAGCGCGTTTTCGTGCAGGTTGCGCAGGACGAGATGCAGCATCTCGGCGTTGGTGACCAAAGCCGTGCGGGCGAGTTCATCATCGAACATCGTCTCGCCACTCTTCGGAATGCCTTCGACGACATCGTCCAGTATGTCGCCGATGATGAGCCGCTCACGCCTGACCTTCTCCGGTTCGGCCTCCAGTCGCGCCAGCGTCAGCAACTGACGAACCAGCCTGTCGGTCCTGTCGACCGAGACGAGGATCTGGCCAAGCGCCTGGTCGCGGATCGTGTCGTCCTTGGCCGCGCGGGCGATCTGGGCCTGCATGCGCAGTCCGGCAAGCGGGGTTTTCAGCTCATGGGCGGCGAAGGCTGTCAGTTCGCGCTCGTGTCTGCGGGCAGCATCGACCTTGCCGAACAGGCCATTCAGCGCATCCACGAGCGGCCGCACTTCCAGCGGC from Martelella sp. NC20 includes these protein-coding regions:
- a CDS encoding CobW family GTP-binding protein; its protein translation is MKQLYEPVAVTLLTGFLGSGKTTLINDLVGDPRMADTAVIINEFGAIAIDHDLVRTGSERYMRTTTGCLCCSAASDIRTSLYELHEARMKGEISSVGRVVIETTGLADPAPIINSVIPGGAPALGLRDHAVARHFYLQSVITTFDTIDGRSTLASFIEGWKQLAFADEVILTKTDAAREERDWAAELGVLNPAARFHDRHAPGFDLVSLFGATPYSVAHKAEDVVGWLAMERLSPHPEHEHDPNRHGDEIEVFSLSSDVPLDPDAIGILLAVLVSPQNSGLLRMKGLIAVSDDPERPMVVHAVQHKMDPTVRLPRWPGEERGTRLVLIGMDLPEKQIRELFAALTARSQKSRRKPA
- a CDS encoding CobW family GTP-binding protein, producing MAGIANTKTPVTVLTGYLGSGKTTLLNRILTEPHGKKFAVIVNEFGEVGIDNDLVVDTDEEVFEMNNGCICCTVRGDLIRILESLMRRRGRFDGILIETTGLADPAPVAQTFFVDEDVRSKTRLDSIITLVDAKHFLDELDKAHEVQEQIAFADTIVLNKVDLVDERVLTAAEDRIRRLNPTASILRSERCDLDIASLLDRKAFDLDRVLEVEPEFLDEAHDHEHDDHINSFSLVEGRPMDPEKFFPWIQSTVQNFGIDLLRMKGIVSFDGDDDRYVIQGVHMLLEGDHQRAWKSEEPRTTRLVFIGRNLPKDVISDGFAKCCVVTQGCAGGNTDRDHMGTVTISF
- a CDS encoding ATP-binding protein, whose product is MNSLRRRLFILLVVASAAIWAAGVIWISTWSRLEVQHVLDTRLQEAARMVHSLVSTSDINAARENGAFAPVDYEKQLSCQIWSLDGHLVARSSGAPAESIALNEAGFGDAEVNGEAWRVYTIIDVDKGVRVAVGDRIGLRDRLVRDLLAGLVIPAALILPVFGFLIWLSLGRGLRPLNRIAHDITARDGEDMRAIDAEDAPLEVRPLVDALNGLFGKVDAARRHERELTAFAAHELKTPLAGLRMQAQIARAAKDDTIRDQALGQILVSVDRTDRLVRQLLTLARLEAEPEKVRRERLIIGDILDDVVEGIPKSGETMFDDELARTALVTNAEMLHLVLRNLHENALQHAGKDGRVRWRVTANGAGICVEDSGPGVREDDLALLTRRFYRGRDNRMPGTGLGLTIAAMAASRLGAALTFDNLPDRKGFRVTISPL